A part of Paraburkholderia azotifigens genomic DNA contains:
- a CDS encoding phosphatase PAP2 family protein, with product MSGLGGAGGAGGAGGAGGAGGAGGAGGAGGAGGAGGVYDQGGGGVPCDGPLFAEAMIGHRDGIVGSWRTPQNATLNYDLQRFLPLDDYRQLWRWEPWVRATAIDFELLSNVRFSIETDAAANVQRAQLWHRPSGGGNGLKIVNLSRPSELVFQAQAEWLDFYSDLRDDRMAEILCQMGPQHAFWGMLIYLHPSRTPRTIELLDMAVRFAIFTEIRFKHAIAAPRAIEYSSQVQPMIQTPGHGSMPSGHSTQAFIVAVVLCALFNQQFGTVFYQQAMRQAYRVAVNRTVAGVHFPVDSIAGHVLGTALGEYLVARCTALLPPAPRAPLSPPNVQHNPAMYTRLQGKVTPRSFKGEAVTVADNPDFDYHEPLSPNDVANYAQLHGINANTVPGLFPFLGWDPAVVVDGSEILSWLWNQAESEWNGNSLANTQF from the coding sequence GTGAGCGGACTGGGCGGTGCAGGAGGCGCAGGCGGAGCAGGTGGCGCAGGTGGTGCAGGAGGCGCAGGCGGGGCGGGTGGAGCGGGCGGCGCTGGCGGGGCGGGCGGTGTCTACGATCAGGGCGGAGGCGGCGTACCGTGCGACGGGCCGCTGTTTGCTGAAGCGATGATCGGTCATCGCGACGGCATTGTCGGCAGCTGGCGCACGCCTCAGAACGCCACGCTGAACTACGATCTTCAGCGTTTCCTGCCGCTCGACGACTATCGGCAGTTATGGCGCTGGGAGCCGTGGGTCCGCGCGACAGCGATCGATTTCGAACTGCTGTCCAACGTGCGCTTCTCGATAGAGACCGACGCCGCGGCGAACGTTCAGCGTGCGCAACTGTGGCATCGGCCATCGGGAGGCGGGAACGGCCTGAAGATCGTCAACCTGAGCCGGCCGTCCGAGCTCGTCTTCCAGGCGCAGGCGGAATGGCTCGACTTCTATTCGGACCTGCGTGACGACCGCATGGCCGAGATACTCTGCCAGATGGGACCGCAGCACGCGTTCTGGGGCATGCTGATCTATCTGCATCCGAGCCGCACGCCGCGCACCATCGAACTGCTCGATATGGCCGTGCGCTTCGCGATCTTCACGGAGATCCGCTTCAAGCACGCGATCGCCGCGCCGCGCGCGATCGAATATTCGTCGCAGGTGCAGCCGATGATCCAGACGCCGGGACACGGCTCGATGCCGAGCGGGCATTCGACGCAGGCGTTCATCGTCGCCGTCGTGCTGTGCGCGCTGTTCAATCAGCAATTCGGCACGGTCTTCTATCAGCAGGCGATGCGGCAGGCGTATCGCGTGGCCGTCAACCGCACGGTCGCGGGCGTGCATTTCCCCGTCGACAGTATCGCGGGCCACGTGCTCGGCACGGCGCTCGGCGAATACCTCGTGGCGCGCTGCACGGCCTTGCTCCCGCCCGCCCCGAGAGCGCCGCTCTCGCCGCCCAATGTGCAGCACAACCCGGCCATGTACACGCGGCTACAAGGCAAGGTCACGCCGCGTTCATTCAAGGGCGAGGCCGTGACGGTAGCTGACAATCCGGATTTCGACTATCACGAGCCGTTGAGTCCGAACGACGTCGCGAACTATGCGCAACTGCACGGCATCAATGCGAACACCGTGCCCGGCCTGTTTCCGTTTCTCGGATGGGATCCAGC